A single window of Streptomyces aquilus DNA harbors:
- a CDS encoding fumarylacetoacetate hydrolase family protein → MPEYRRILLDGAAVQVTVDGDELVAGDGRRVKVEDAQHLPPVVPSKVVAVHLNHRSRVEEFGIELPDTPTYFHKPTSALNSHKGAIVRPEGCKWLNYEGEVAIVIGRTARNISPAEAAEYIVGYTIANDYGLHDFRDTDAGSMLRVKGSDTLCPLGPGLVTDWDFRGKSLRTYVNGQVAQDGSTDEMQWDMHYLVADIARTITLHPGDVLLSGTPANSRPVRPGDVVEVEVEGLGRLTNHIVTGPTAIRTDVGAQPTESEEVLSTALGGDWEFRGIRPPRR, encoded by the coding sequence ATGCCCGAGTACCGCCGTATCCTCCTCGACGGCGCCGCCGTCCAGGTCACCGTCGACGGGGACGAACTCGTCGCCGGTGACGGCCGTCGCGTCAAGGTCGAGGACGCACAGCACCTGCCTCCCGTGGTCCCGTCCAAGGTCGTCGCCGTGCACCTCAACCACCGCAGCCGTGTGGAGGAGTTCGGCATCGAACTGCCCGACACGCCCACGTACTTCCACAAGCCGACGTCCGCCCTCAACTCCCACAAGGGCGCGATCGTCCGGCCCGAGGGCTGCAAGTGGCTCAACTACGAGGGCGAGGTCGCCATCGTCATCGGGAGGACCGCGCGGAACATCTCCCCGGCCGAGGCGGCGGAGTACATCGTCGGCTACACCATCGCCAACGACTACGGACTGCACGACTTCCGCGACACGGACGCCGGTTCGATGCTCCGCGTCAAGGGCTCGGACACGCTGTGCCCGCTCGGCCCCGGACTGGTCACCGACTGGGACTTCCGCGGCAAGAGCCTGCGCACATACGTCAACGGACAGGTGGCGCAGGACGGTTCGACCGACGAGATGCAGTGGGACATGCACTACCTCGTCGCCGACATCGCCCGCACCATCACCCTCCACCCTGGCGACGTCCTGCTCTCCGGCACGCCCGCCAACTCCCGCCCCGTGCGGCCCGGTGACGTCGTCGAGGTCGAGGTCGAGGGCCTGGGCCGCCTCACCAACCACATCGTCACCGGCCCGACCGCGATCCGTACCGACGTCGGCGCCCAGCCCACCGAGTCGGAGGAGGTGCTGTCCACCGCGCTCGGCGGCGACTGGGAGTTCCGCGGCATCCGCCCGCCCAGGCGCTGA
- a CDS encoding TetR/AcrR family transcriptional regulator → MSDSSEKAQAKPRKRVDYGTGREALLKAAVRVVAQGGLRKLTYRAVAEEAGVTHGLVVHHFGSRDALIEETLAHTIRTSLSTSALEPGTGKVADFSAGLSEMVTADPDVQAFQYELLLESRRRPELLPQIRALYGQYFDATERELSRILPEDASPAMTRLVFAALEGLVLHQLVLGEPEVTEAALKELRALLTRPRGDAE, encoded by the coding sequence ATGAGCGATTCCTCCGAGAAAGCACAGGCCAAGCCGCGTAAGCGTGTGGACTACGGGACCGGCCGCGAGGCTCTGCTCAAAGCGGCGGTGCGGGTGGTCGCCCAGGGTGGGCTGCGCAAGCTCACCTATCGCGCCGTCGCGGAGGAGGCCGGGGTCACCCACGGGCTCGTGGTGCACCACTTCGGCTCGCGGGACGCCCTGATCGAGGAGACCCTCGCCCACACCATCCGCACCTCGCTGAGCACCAGCGCGCTCGAACCGGGCACCGGCAAGGTCGCGGACTTCTCGGCGGGGCTCTCGGAGATGGTCACGGCGGACCCGGACGTCCAGGCGTTCCAGTACGAGCTGCTGCTGGAGTCGCGCCGCCGCCCGGAACTGCTGCCTCAGATCCGCGCGTTGTACGGCCAGTACTTCGACGCCACCGAGCGCGAACTGTCCCGCATCCTGCCCGAGGACGCCTCACCCGCCATGACCCGGCTCGTGTTCGCGGCGCTGGAGGGCCTCGTCCTGCACCAGCTGGTCCTGGGCGAGCCGGAGGTCACCGAAGCCGCGCTGAAGGAACTCCGAGCGCTGCTGACCCGGCCACGCGGCGACGCGGAGTAG
- a CDS encoding cytochrome P450 — protein sequence MTVTEDLLPFRDPGFRADPYPYYARLREEHPVYRHPLGLYVVSRYEDVARLIRNPTLSVQRLDFGVADPLHHTMLGKDAPDHTRLRRITNRWFTPKAVEEWSKVMRASVEAVLDEVEQGDGTLDVADGLALKCTFDSICHIFGIEPSDMLAVQRKTYEIGLSLGPGGDDQEARGSAEALEWFAGHIRGLLADKRAHPGEGMIDAFIAAQDEGRMTEDEVIYTIFLFFAVGHLDVKHLINHGIWLMTQRPDLFAAYRDEPEARPGIINEILRIDTPESMVVRLTTQDIVIGDTTVPAGEVLALLIASANRDPAVFAEPDTFDHTRPAAAGQHLAFGSGMHGCAGQVLARAEADVVFSSLVNRFSGVESAGEPAYAHTEFLRTVTHLPVRFR from the coding sequence ATGACCGTCACCGAGGATCTGCTGCCCTTCCGCGACCCGGGCTTCCGTGCGGACCCGTACCCGTACTACGCGCGACTGCGCGAGGAGCATCCGGTCTACCGGCACCCCCTCGGGCTGTACGTCGTCTCCCGCTACGAGGACGTCGCCCGGCTGATCCGCAACCCCACCCTGAGCGTGCAGCGGCTCGACTTCGGGGTCGCCGACCCCCTCCACCACACCATGCTGGGCAAGGACGCCCCCGACCACACGCGGCTGCGCCGGATCACCAACCGCTGGTTCACGCCCAAGGCGGTCGAGGAGTGGTCCAAGGTCATGCGGGCCTCCGTCGAGGCCGTCCTCGACGAGGTCGAGCAAGGCGACGGCACCCTGGACGTCGCGGACGGCCTCGCCCTGAAGTGCACCTTCGACAGCATCTGCCACATCTTCGGCATCGAGCCGTCCGACATGCTCGCCGTCCAGCGCAAGACGTACGAGATCGGCCTGAGCCTCGGCCCCGGAGGCGACGACCAGGAGGCCAGGGGCAGCGCCGAGGCCCTGGAGTGGTTCGCCGGCCACATCCGCGGACTGCTCGCCGACAAGCGCGCGCACCCGGGCGAGGGCATGATCGACGCCTTCATCGCCGCGCAGGACGAGGGCAGGATGACCGAGGACGAGGTCATCTACACGATCTTCCTCTTCTTCGCCGTCGGTCACCTCGACGTCAAGCACCTCATCAACCACGGCATCTGGCTGATGACCCAGCGGCCCGACCTGTTCGCCGCCTACCGGGACGAGCCGGAGGCGCGCCCCGGCATCATCAACGAGATCCTGCGCATCGACACACCCGAGTCGATGGTGGTTCGCCTGACCACGCAGGACATCGTCATCGGGGACACGACCGTCCCCGCCGGCGAGGTCCTGGCCCTGCTCATCGCCTCCGCCAACCGGGACCCCGCGGTGTTCGCAGAACCCGACACCTTCGACCACACCCGCCCGGCCGCCGCCGGTCAGCACCTCGCCTTCGGCTCCGGCATGCACGGCTGCGCCGGCCAGGTCCTGGCCCGCGCCGAAGCCGACGTCGTCTTCAGCTCTCTCGTGAACCGCTTCTCCGGCGTCGAGTCGGCCGGTGAACCCGCCTACGCCCACACCGAGTTCCTGCGCACCGTCACCCACCTCCCCGTCCGTTTTCGCTGA
- a CDS encoding ferredoxin, with translation MKIEVDLGKCQDHGQCVYAAPDLFALDDAGRLTLRQRTTGVYTADVDDANAEELHEAADVCPLQAITVHE, from the coding sequence ATGAAGATCGAAGTCGACCTCGGCAAGTGCCAGGACCACGGACAGTGCGTCTACGCCGCCCCCGATCTCTTCGCGCTCGACGACGCCGGACGGCTCACCCTGCGGCAGCGGACGACCGGCGTCTACACCGCCGACGTGGACGACGCGAACGCCGAGGAACTCCACGAGGCCGCCGACGTCTGCCCGCTCCAGGCCATCACCGTCCACGAGTAG
- a CDS encoding APC family permease has product MDSQTAVATQTAHDPSMTGRLKPDSLGVLGILFFVLSAQAPLTGIAGAVPIAVAIGNGAGVPAAYLAAGIIVLLFSVGFVAMGRHVVDAGAFYTYIGKGLGRTTGSGSAGIALFAYCAVQAAMYGLYGATVSGLVEHYTDVHVAWWIWTLGTMVVIQVLGASGIEMGARILAVFVLAEFSILIAFALVTLVKGGGPEGLGFTDSFSPSAALSGAPGVALMFAVASMFGFEATAIYGEEAREPRKTVPRATYLAVAVVTGFFAFTSWMLVSAHGASRVTGEAGKALGSGDATSFVFAPIADLFGGWADDVLPILLATSLFAGILAFHNSANRYLFSLGRERLLPHGLTALNRRHSPWAAGIVQTLIAAVLVLPFAILGKDPVLTLFSWFSGVAVLGVMLLYFLTSVSVVAFFRRSRADTRPWNTLVAPTLGALGIAGAIWLIVANFTTLIGGDRTTALWLELTVPAVLLLGVAAARLTRTRTAG; this is encoded by the coding sequence GTGGACAGTCAGACAGCGGTCGCCACCCAGACCGCTCACGACCCCTCCATGACAGGCAGGCTCAAGCCCGACTCGCTCGGCGTCCTCGGCATCCTCTTCTTCGTCCTCTCCGCCCAGGCGCCGCTCACCGGCATCGCCGGGGCCGTACCGATCGCGGTGGCCATCGGCAACGGCGCCGGCGTCCCGGCCGCCTACCTCGCGGCGGGCATCATCGTGCTGCTGTTCTCCGTCGGGTTCGTCGCCATGGGCCGCCATGTCGTGGACGCCGGGGCCTTCTACACCTACATCGGCAAGGGGCTCGGCCGCACGACCGGCTCCGGCAGCGCCGGGATCGCCCTGTTCGCCTACTGTGCCGTCCAGGCCGCCATGTACGGGCTGTACGGCGCCACGGTCAGCGGCCTGGTCGAGCACTACACCGACGTCCATGTGGCGTGGTGGATCTGGACCCTTGGCACCATGGTGGTCATCCAGGTGCTCGGCGCGTCGGGCATCGAGATGGGCGCCAGGATCCTCGCCGTCTTCGTGCTGGCCGAGTTCAGCATCCTGATCGCCTTCGCCCTCGTGACCCTGGTCAAGGGCGGCGGACCCGAAGGCCTCGGCTTCACGGACAGCTTCTCGCCGTCCGCCGCGCTGAGCGGCGCTCCGGGCGTGGCGCTGATGTTCGCCGTGGCGTCGATGTTCGGCTTCGAGGCCACCGCCATCTACGGCGAGGAAGCCCGCGAGCCCCGCAAGACCGTCCCCCGGGCCACCTACCTGGCGGTCGCCGTGGTCACCGGCTTCTTCGCCTTCACCTCCTGGATGCTGGTCTCCGCGCACGGTGCGTCCCGGGTCACGGGCGAGGCGGGCAAGGCACTGGGAAGCGGGGACGCCACCTCCTTCGTCTTCGCGCCGATCGCCGACCTGTTCGGCGGCTGGGCGGACGACGTCCTGCCGATCCTGCTGGCCACCTCCCTCTTCGCCGGCATCCTCGCCTTCCACAACTCCGCCAACCGCTACCTGTTCTCCCTCGGCCGCGAGCGGCTGCTGCCGCACGGACTGACCGCCCTCAACCGGCGGCACTCGCCCTGGGCGGCCGGGATCGTGCAGACCCTCATCGCCGCGGTGCTGGTGCTGCCCTTCGCGATCCTGGGCAAGGACCCCGTGCTGACCCTCTTCTCCTGGTTCAGCGGGGTCGCGGTCCTCGGCGTCATGCTGCTGTACTTCCTGACGTCGGTGTCGGTCGTCGCCTTCTTCCGCCGCTCGCGCGCCGACACCCGGCCCTGGAACACCCTCGTCGCCCCCACCCTGGGCGCGCTCGGCATAGCCGGCGCCATCTGGCTCATCGTCGCCAACTTCACCACCCTCATCGGCGGCGACCGCACCACGGCTCTCTGGCTGGAGCTCACCGTCCCGGCGGTCCTGCTCCTCGGCGTCGCCGCCGCCCGGCTGACGCGCACCCGGACCGCCGGCTGA
- a CDS encoding aldehyde dehydrogenase: MLNATHEELLRRAKEVDLPTRHHIDGADEAGGGAAFAVVSPRDGQTLAQVADAGEAEVDLAVAAARRAFDTGPWPRLAPADRGRALLRIADLLERHREELALTVTLEMGKPITDAYGIELRAAINTFRFYGQLADKLTDESPHTAPDALALVTREPAGVVGAVVPWNFPLTLASWKLAPALAAGCTVVLKPSENSPLSALLLARIATEAGLPPGVLNVVNGEGPVAGRALGLHPDVDVLAFTGSTAVGRHFLRYSADSNLKRVWLELGGKSPNIILPDAPDLEQAAATAAWGIFFNQGEMCTAPSRLLVHSSIADRVTEAIVGRARALRVGDPLDPATEMGAMVGANHLERVLGHIGTGLDEGARLRAGGGRTLAETGGSFLRPTVFDQVDPGMRLAREEIFGPVLSVLTFDDLDEAVRLANATEYGLAAGLWTSDLSTAHQVSRALKAGTVWVNCYEEGDLTVPFGGMKQSGNGRDKSAHALEKYTELKTTWIQL, translated from the coding sequence GTGCTCAACGCCACCCACGAAGAACTCCTGCGCCGCGCCAAGGAAGTCGACCTCCCCACGCGCCACCACATCGACGGCGCGGACGAAGCCGGCGGCGGAGCCGCGTTCGCCGTCGTGTCCCCGCGCGACGGCCAGACCCTGGCCCAGGTCGCCGACGCGGGCGAGGCGGAGGTCGATCTCGCGGTCGCCGCCGCGCGCCGCGCCTTCGACACCGGCCCCTGGCCGCGCCTGGCGCCCGCCGACCGCGGCCGTGCCCTGCTGCGGATCGCCGACCTCCTGGAGCGGCACCGCGAGGAACTGGCCCTGACCGTCACCCTGGAGATGGGCAAGCCCATCACGGACGCCTACGGCATCGAACTGCGCGCCGCGATCAACACGTTCCGCTTCTACGGCCAGCTCGCCGACAAACTCACCGACGAGTCACCCCACACCGCCCCCGACGCCCTCGCCCTGGTCACCCGGGAACCGGCAGGTGTCGTCGGCGCCGTCGTCCCGTGGAACTTCCCGCTGACGCTGGCGAGTTGGAAGCTCGCGCCGGCGCTCGCCGCGGGCTGCACCGTCGTACTGAAGCCCTCGGAGAACTCCCCGCTGTCCGCGCTGCTGCTCGCCCGGATCGCCACCGAGGCCGGACTGCCGCCCGGCGTCCTCAACGTCGTCAACGGCGAAGGCCCCGTCGCCGGGCGGGCGTTGGGACTCCATCCCGACGTGGACGTCCTCGCCTTCACCGGCTCGACCGCCGTCGGCCGGCACTTCCTGCGCTACTCCGCCGACTCCAACCTCAAGCGGGTCTGGCTCGAACTCGGCGGCAAGTCACCCAACATCATCCTCCCCGACGCCCCGGACCTGGAGCAGGCAGCCGCCACCGCCGCCTGGGGCATCTTCTTCAACCAGGGCGAGATGTGCACCGCGCCCTCCCGGCTGCTGGTGCACTCCTCGATCGCCGACCGGGTCACCGAGGCGATCGTCGGGCGGGCCCGCGCACTGCGGGTCGGCGACCCGCTCGACCCGGCCACCGAGATGGGCGCGATGGTCGGCGCGAACCACCTCGAACGCGTCCTCGGCCATATCGGCACCGGCCTCGACGAAGGAGCCCGGCTGCGCGCCGGCGGCGGCCGCACCCTCGCCGAGACGGGCGGCAGCTTCCTGCGCCCCACCGTCTTCGACCAGGTGGACCCCGGCATGCGGCTGGCCCGGGAGGAGATCTTCGGCCCGGTCCTGTCCGTCCTCACCTTCGACGATCTGGACGAGGCGGTACGGCTCGCCAACGCCACCGAGTACGGCCTCGCCGCCGGTCTGTGGACCTCCGACCTGTCCACCGCCCACCAGGTCTCCCGTGCCCTCAAGGCCGGCACCGTCTGGGTCAACTGCTACGAGGAGGGCGACCTCACCGTCCCCTTCGGCGGCATGAAGCAGTCCGGCAACGGCCGCGACAAGTCCGCCCACGCCCTCGAGAAGTACACCGAACTGAAGACCACCTGGATCCAGCTGTGA
- a CDS encoding gamma-glutamyl-gamma-aminobutyrate hydrolase family protein, with amino-acid sequence MTRPLIAIPARFATSTSALRYAAEVNARALIEAVWRAGGEPASIHPASRDVAERLARFDGVLLPGGGDLAPHRYGATDTHDTVYDVDDVQDDFDLEVARAALDSGLPLLAICRGLQVVNVALGGTLEQDMGGPERAHRHVIHPVAIQRGTLLEQATGQEKIEASCYHHQRVDRVGVGLAVTARAADGTVEGLELPGAQGWFTAVQWHPEDTAHEDPAHQALFDALVQAAHDRS; translated from the coding sequence GTGACCCGCCCCCTGATCGCGATCCCCGCCCGTTTCGCGACGTCCACCTCAGCGCTGCGGTACGCCGCCGAAGTCAACGCCCGTGCCCTGATCGAGGCCGTCTGGCGCGCCGGCGGAGAACCGGCGAGCATCCACCCCGCCTCCAGGGACGTGGCCGAACGCCTCGCCCGCTTCGACGGCGTCCTGCTCCCCGGTGGCGGCGACCTCGCCCCGCACCGCTACGGCGCCACCGACACCCACGACACCGTCTACGACGTCGACGACGTCCAGGACGACTTCGACCTCGAAGTCGCCCGCGCAGCCCTCGACTCGGGCCTGCCCCTGCTCGCGATCTGCCGCGGACTCCAGGTCGTCAACGTCGCCCTCGGCGGCACCCTGGAACAGGACATGGGCGGCCCCGAGCGCGCCCACCGGCACGTCATCCACCCCGTGGCCATCCAGCGGGGCACACTCCTGGAACAGGCCACCGGGCAGGAGAAGATCGAGGCGTCCTGCTACCACCACCAGCGCGTCGACCGCGTCGGAGTGGGCCTCGCGGTCACCGCGCGGGCGGCCGACGGCACGGTGGAGGGACTCGAACTGCCAGGTGCCCAGGGCTGGTTCACGGCCGTCCAGTGGCACCCGGAGGACACCGCCCACGAAGACCCCGCCCACCAGGCCCTGTTCGACGCGCTCGTCCAGGCCGCCCACGACAGAAGCTGA
- a CDS encoding bifunctional methylenetetrahydrofolate dehydrogenase/methenyltetrahydrofolate cyclohydrolase — translation MTTATLLDGKAAAADIKRELARRVEVLKRHGVSPGLGTILVGDDPASRSYIGGKHRDCAQVGIASIRVELPATATQADVEAAVLRLNADPACTGFIVQLPLPAHIDTHAVLELVDPDKDADGLHPANLGRLVLGIPGALPCTPRGIIDLLRRHQVPITGRQFCVIGCGITVGRPLGLMLTRATEHATVTLCHEATQDTAAHARVADVVVAAAGVAHLVRADWIKPGATVLSVGITRTVEGVLGDVHPDVDQVAGSLAPPVGGVGPMTRAMLLTNVVEAAERG, via the coding sequence ATGACCACCGCGACGCTGCTCGACGGCAAGGCCGCAGCGGCCGACATCAAACGTGAACTCGCCCGGCGGGTGGAGGTGTTGAAGAGGCACGGCGTCTCCCCCGGGCTGGGCACCATCCTGGTCGGGGACGACCCGGCCAGCCGCTCCTACATCGGCGGCAAGCACCGCGACTGCGCCCAGGTCGGCATCGCGTCGATCCGGGTGGAACTGCCCGCCACCGCCACGCAGGCCGACGTCGAGGCGGCCGTGCTCCGGCTCAACGCCGACCCGGCCTGCACCGGCTTCATCGTCCAACTGCCGCTGCCGGCCCACATCGACACCCACGCGGTGCTGGAGCTCGTCGACCCCGACAAGGACGCCGACGGGCTGCACCCGGCGAATCTGGGCCGGCTGGTGCTGGGCATCCCGGGGGCGCTGCCCTGCACCCCGCGCGGCATCATCGATCTGCTGCGGCGCCATCAAGTGCCCATCACCGGGCGGCAGTTCTGTGTCATCGGCTGCGGGATCACCGTGGGCCGCCCGCTCGGCCTGATGCTGACCCGCGCCACCGAGCACGCCACCGTGACCCTCTGCCACGAGGCCACCCAGGACACCGCGGCCCACGCCCGTGTCGCCGACGTGGTCGTGGCGGCGGCCGGGGTGGCGCATCTGGTCCGAGCCGACTGGATCAAGCCCGGCGCCACCGTGCTGTCCGTCGGCATCACCCGGACCGTGGAGGGTGTTCTCGGCGATGTCCATCCGGACGTGGACCAGGTCGCCGGCTCACTCGCCCCGCCCGTCGGCGGTGTCGGCCCCATGACGAGGGCGATGCTGCTGACCAACGTCGTCGAGGCGGCCGAGCGCGGCTGA
- the purU gene encoding formyltetrahydrofolate deformylase, with protein MQRYILTVTCPDQPGIVHALSGGITGAKGNILESAQFSDPGTGVFTLRVCLETPEAGTERLRDELALRLARFDPVLTLRPEEQRRRVLLMVSKFDHCLVDLLYRWGLGELPVDIPLIVSNHPDLAPIAERYGIPFVHLPVTRDTKPQAEAELLRLVGEHQVDFVVLARYMQVLSDDLCRRLSGRVINIHHSFLPGFKGAKPYHQAHERGVKLIGATAHFVTADLDEGPIIEQDVVRVGHRHTAPELVAIGRDVERLVLARAVRLHAEDRVVLTGSRTVVFA; from the coding sequence ATGCAGCGCTACATCCTGACCGTCACCTGCCCCGACCAGCCCGGCATCGTCCACGCCCTGTCCGGTGGCATCACCGGGGCCAAGGGCAACATCCTGGAGAGCGCCCAGTTCTCCGACCCCGGCACCGGCGTCTTCACCCTCCGCGTCTGCCTGGAGACCCCCGAGGCCGGCACCGAGCGGCTGCGGGACGAACTCGCCCTGCGGTTGGCCCGGTTCGACCCGGTGCTGACCCTACGGCCCGAGGAGCAGCGTCGCCGGGTGCTGCTGATGGTCTCCAAGTTCGATCACTGCCTCGTCGACCTGCTCTACCGCTGGGGACTCGGCGAACTGCCCGTCGACATCCCGCTGATCGTCTCCAACCACCCCGATCTGGCGCCCATAGCGGAGCGGTACGGCATCCCCTTCGTCCACCTCCCGGTCACCCGCGACACCAAGCCGCAGGCGGAGGCAGAGCTGCTGCGGCTCGTCGGCGAGCACCAGGTCGACTTCGTGGTGCTCGCCCGCTACATGCAGGTGCTCTCCGACGACCTCTGCCGCAGGCTGTCCGGCCGGGTCATCAACATCCACCACTCCTTCCTGCCGGGCTTCAAGGGCGCCAAGCCCTACCACCAGGCCCATGAGCGAGGCGTCAAACTCATCGGCGCCACCGCCCACTTCGTGACCGCCGACCTCGACGAGGGCCCGATCATCGAGCAGGACGTGGTCCGCGTGGGACATCGCCACACCGCGCCGGAACTGGTCGCCATCGGCCGGGACGTCGAGCGGCTCGTCCTGGCCCGCGCGGTCCGGCTGCACGCGGAGGACCGGGTCGTCCTCACCGGTTCCCGCACCGTCGTCTTCGCCTGA
- a CDS encoding aminomethyltransferase family protein: MAVPEGLSATPFSPRYDDRVEEWIDVYGHAVPLFLTDPAEEYEAIRTSAGALDYSMLYKWHVEGEGALAAVDAVFSRSVRGLGEGRIAYGVVVDTDGFMIDDVTVAVLAPGHVVVTGGNPATSTCLTAHAPDGTTVTERRDEFAVLTLQGPRSREVLQRLTHVDVSNSAFPYYTFVRDVLVAGIGAQVSRIGFTAELGYEIQVPRERALDLWDAVLDAGADLGVRAAGALALLTCRTEAGMIMGELEYDRTVTPFECRMGWAVDFDKGPFQGRDALLATKGTAPGRVVSVVVDTAPEAAEGARLELDGRDVGYVTMAVASPVLDGATLGLARVHRDAVKPGTALIAVAADGCQADATVRPTPVYDPERTRVRA; this comes from the coding sequence ATGGCCGTCCCCGAAGGACTGAGCGCCACCCCGTTCTCACCCCGCTACGACGACCGCGTCGAGGAGTGGATCGACGTCTACGGCCATGCCGTGCCCCTGTTCCTCACGGACCCGGCCGAGGAGTACGAGGCGATCCGTACCTCCGCCGGCGCGCTGGACTACTCGATGCTCTACAAGTGGCACGTCGAGGGCGAGGGCGCGCTCGCCGCCGTCGACGCCGTCTTCTCGCGGAGCGTCCGCGGGCTCGGCGAGGGCCGTATCGCCTACGGCGTGGTCGTCGACACCGACGGCTTCATGATCGACGACGTGACCGTGGCCGTCCTCGCGCCCGGACATGTGGTCGTCACCGGCGGCAACCCGGCCACCTCGACATGCCTGACCGCACACGCCCCCGACGGCACCACGGTCACCGAGCGCCGCGACGAGTTCGCCGTACTGACCCTGCAAGGGCCGCGCAGCCGCGAGGTGCTCCAGCGGCTCACGCACGTCGACGTCTCCAACTCCGCCTTCCCCTACTACACGTTCGTCCGGGACGTCCTGGTCGCGGGCATCGGTGCGCAGGTCAGCCGGATCGGGTTCACCGCCGAACTCGGCTACGAGATCCAGGTGCCGCGCGAGCGGGCGCTGGACCTGTGGGACGCGGTCCTCGACGCGGGAGCCGACCTCGGAGTGCGGGCCGCCGGCGCGCTCGCCCTCCTGACCTGCCGCACCGAGGCCGGGATGATCATGGGTGAGCTGGAGTACGACCGCACCGTCACCCCGTTCGAATGCCGGATGGGCTGGGCGGTCGACTTCGACAAGGGCCCCTTCCAGGGCCGGGACGCGCTGCTGGCCACGAAGGGCACCGCGCCGGGGCGGGTGGTCAGCGTCGTCGTGGACACCGCACCCGAGGCGGCCGAGGGCGCACGGCTGGAGCTGGACGGACGGGACGTGGGCTACGTGACGATGGCCGTGGCCTCGCCCGTGCTCGACGGCGCCACTCTGGGGCTCGCCCGTGTGCACCGCGACGCGGTGAAGCCGGGGACCGCGCTGATCGCGGTCGCCGCCGACGGCTGCCAGGCCGACGCCACGGTGCGGCCCACCCCCGTGTACGACCCCGAGCGCACCCGCGTACGGGCCTGA
- a CDS encoding TetR/AcrR family transcriptional regulator: MTAVTGEDARPGYGEGREALLAAAVRVVAHGGLRKLTYRSVAAEAGVTHGLVAHHFGSLDTLLEQALQWCVERSIETSSLVPASGRLEDFVATLADFIAADPDLQAFQYELKLEANRRPELRHHVETLYDAYRDAVRAALACFEVPQEMAETVFAALDGLVFHQVTAGTPARTEEGVVMLRRLLAAYRAQT; the protein is encoded by the coding sequence ATGACCGCCGTGACGGGGGAGGACGCCCGGCCGGGCTACGGCGAGGGACGCGAGGCGCTGCTCGCCGCCGCGGTCCGGGTGGTGGCCCACGGCGGCCTGCGGAAACTGACATACCGTTCCGTCGCCGCGGAGGCCGGCGTCACGCACGGGCTCGTCGCCCACCACTTCGGCTCCCTCGACACGCTGCTGGAGCAGGCACTCCAGTGGTGCGTCGAGCGGAGCATCGAGACGTCCTCGCTCGTCCCGGCAAGCGGCAGGCTGGAGGACTTCGTCGCGACCCTCGCCGACTTCATCGCGGCCGACCCCGACCTACAGGCGTTCCAGTACGAGCTCAAACTCGAAGCGAACCGCAGACCGGAACTGCGGCACCATGTCGAGACGCTCTACGACGCCTACCGCGACGCCGTCCGCGCGGCCCTGGCCTGCTTCGAAGTGCCGCAGGAGATGGCGGAGACGGTCTTCGCGGCCCTGGACGGCCTGGTCTTCCACCAGGTCACGGCGGGCACCCCGGCCCGCACCGAGGAAGGCGTCGTGATGCTGCGGCGCCTGCTCGCGGCGTATCGCGCGCAGACGTGA
- a CDS encoding MarR family winged helix-turn-helix transcriptional regulator: protein MPGHRSITEAEKLAEAKLGGIPIRHDQMAVVANIYRAASAVRQHLENSVLRGVDLTWTAFVVLWVVWIWGESETRHVAEEAGISKGTLTGVARTLEGRGLIRRADHPSDGRLVLLSLTEEGQQLMQRVFPAFNEEEAFVTDQLSDEECRTVADGLRRVVLQVESSGEERRQALLGGAAPAPRRSGRRRKA, encoded by the coding sequence GTGCCCGGCCACCGATCCATCACCGAGGCCGAGAAGCTGGCGGAGGCCAAGCTCGGCGGTATCCCCATCCGGCATGACCAGATGGCCGTGGTCGCCAACATCTACCGCGCCGCCTCGGCGGTACGGCAGCACCTGGAGAACTCGGTGCTGCGCGGCGTCGACCTGACCTGGACCGCGTTCGTGGTGCTCTGGGTCGTCTGGATCTGGGGGGAGTCGGAGACCCGGCACGTGGCCGAGGAGGCCGGGATCTCCAAGGGGACGCTCACGGGAGTCGCCCGAACCCTGGAAGGGCGGGGCCTGATCCGGCGCGCGGACCATCCGAGCGACGGACGGCTGGTGCTGCTCAGTCTCACCGAGGAGGGGCAGCAACTCATGCAGCGCGTCTTCCCGGCGTTCAACGAGGAAGAGGCCTTCGTCACGGATCAACTCAGCGACGAGGAGTGCCGCACCGTCGCCGACGGGCTGCGCCGGGTGGTGCTCCAGGTGGAGAGCAGTGGAGAGGAGCGCCGGCAGGCCCTCCTCGGTGGCGCCGCCCCCGCGCCCCGCCGCAGCGGCCGCCGTCGCAAGGCCTGA